One Proteinivorax tanatarense DNA segment encodes these proteins:
- a CDS encoding sigma factor G inhibitor Gin, whose translation MENNCILCSCQTKQGIKILESFICTKCVDLVSKAEVENPNYKDILFKMKKIWAEDDKGQAAKN comes from the coding sequence ATGGAGAATAATTGCATTTTGTGTAGTTGTCAAACAAAACAGGGAATAAAAATATTAGAAAGCTTTATTTGTACTAAATGTGTCGATTTAGTATCTAAAGCAGAGGTTGAAAATCCTAACTATAAGGATATTTTATTTAAAATGAAAAAGATATGGGCAGAAGATGACAAGGGGCAAGCGGCAAAAAATTAA